From the genome of Nicotiana sylvestris chromosome 2, ASM39365v2, whole genome shotgun sequence, one region includes:
- the LOC104224095 gene encoding uncharacterized protein: MRYCDKNGEVVERFVGLVHVSDTSTCSLKEAICSLLSEHSLSPSQIRGQGYDGASNMWGEISGPKTLIMKDCSSAYYFHCFAHQLQLTFVAIAKKHLHVEDFFCHVTNVLNVIGGSFKHRDLLRHLQAEKLEQLLESSEVHIGRGLNQERGLQRPGDTRWGSHFKTLDNFIVIFSSIVRVLEVIKYEELNDRFDVVSSDLLLGMASLNSVNSFVNFDKGRIMTLANCYPNELDEVQIRDLSYQRDTYIVHMRAGNPKFSNLQGISHLAKALVEANLVETYSYVYLLLKLTLILPVATATVERAFSSMKQIKNEERNSMGDQYLNDCLICYIERDVFTNVVEVSVLKKVRHSSVK, encoded by the exons ATGCGTTATTGTGATAAGAATGGTGAAGTGGTAGAGCGATTTGTTGGTCTTGTCCATGTTAGTGATACATCGACATGCTCATTGAAGGAAGCAATCTGCTCTTTGCTTTCGGAGCACTCACTAAGTCCATCACAAATACGTGGACAGGGTTATGATGGAGCTAGTAACATGTGGGGGGAGATAAGTGGTCCCAAGACTTTGATTATGAAAGATTGTTCATCGGCATATTACTTTCATTGCTTTGCGCATCAATTACAATTAACATTTGTAGCGATTGCTAAAAAGCATTTGCATGTTGAAGACTTCTTTTGTCATGTTACTAACGTGTTGAATGTCATTGGAGGATCTTTTAAGCACAGAGATTTGCTTCGACATCTTCAAGCTGAAAAGTTGGAGCAATTACTTGAGTCCAGTGAAGTTCACATTGGGCGAGGACTAAATCAAGAACGAGGGCTTCAAAGACCAGGTGACACTCGTTGGGGATCACATTTCAAAACATTAGATAACTTTATTGTTATTTTCTCATCTATTGTTCGTGTGCTTGAAGTGATTAAATATGAAG AGCTTAATGACCGTTTTGATGTAGTGAGTAGCGATTTGCTTCTCGGGATGGCTAGCTTGAATTCGGTCAATTCTTTTGTTAATTTTGATAAAGGTAGAATAATGACTTTAGCAAACTGTTACCCAAATGAGTTAGATGAAGTACAAATTCGAGACTTGAGTTATCAACGTGATACTTATATAGTTCATATGCGAGCTGGTAATCCCAAGTTCTCCAACTTACAAGGAATTAGTCATTTGGCAAAAGCATTGGTTGAAGCAAATCTTGTAGAGACTTATTCTTATGTTTATTTACTTCTGAAGTTGACTCTGATTTTACCTGTTGCTACCGCAACTGTGGAGAGAGCATTCTCATCCATGAAGCAGATAAAGAATGAAGAACGGAATAGCATGGGTGACCAATATTTAAATGATTGTTTAATTTGTTACATAGAGCGTGATGTATTTACAAAT GTTGTGGAAGTTAGCGTCTTAAAGAAAGTAAGGCACTCTTCGGTCAAGTAA